The DNA region AGTTGCACTATGAAGCGGGCGAGATGGCCAAGGTGGGCAAGCCGTTTGTCGATATCGACATTCAAGGTGATGCCAAAGAGGCAGACTTGCAGGCTCTCGCTCCTGCTGAGCCTGTGACCCCAACAGAGCCAACTACAAAGATCGAGAACCAGGTGGCGGCTCAGTTACCAAAgcaacctccaccagcaccaccatcagagCATAAGCCTGCACCGTGGAGCAATGGGGTCTACGAGCATACCTCACCTAAGCCTCAACCAGGCGAGAAGGTGATTCTGGCAACTCCAGCAGTCAGATACCTCGCCAAAGAACTCAACGTCGACCTTCTCCAAGTCCAAAGCACGGGCAAAGAAGGCCGCATCCTAAAAGAAGACGTCTACAAGTTCGTCGAGCAAAAGAACGcacccccagctcccacCCCAAGCCCCTttactccctccccctccaccacacccaccagtcaacaacaacaagaaactCCCATGCTCCTCACCCGAACCCAAGAAATGATGTTCAAAACCATGacccgctccctctccatcccccacTTCCTCTACGCCGACGAGGTCGACTTCACCTCTCTGGTCGAGCTCCGCTCCCGCCTCAACAAAGTCCTCGCCAAACAACCCCTGTCTCTAGACTCAGCCACCCACCCGGTAGCAAAACTATCctacctccccttcatcatcaaggcAGTCTCCATGGCCCTATACAAATaccccatcctcaactcCCGCGTCGACATCGACCCTGCCACatccaaaccctccctcgTGCTCCGGAGTCAGCACAACATCGGGATTGCAATGGACACCCCCCACGGGCTACTCGTCCCCGTCATCAAAAACGTCGGATCActcaacatcctccagaTCGCAGCGGAACTCACGAGACTTCAAAGTCTGGCTAcggaggggaagctgagcGTGGGGGATATGTCCGGGGGAACGATCACGGTGAGCAACATCGGGAACATTGGGGGCACGTACCTCAgtccggtggtggtggagaaggaggtggcaATTCtggggattgggaggatgaggaccGTGCCTGCTTTTGGGGAGAATGACCgggtggtcaagaaggagatttGCAACTTTAGCTGGAGCGCGGATCATAGGGTTGTGGACGGGGCGAcgatggcgagggcggccgaggtggtgagggggattGTGGAGGGGCCGGATGTGATGGTTATGCATTTGAGGTAGAGTTACATaagttggggggttgtttttgggcaGCAAGCGAAGAGGGATGGTACAGTACTAGAAGTTTCAAGAAAAGTTGGAAGTtatttgggggagggaggggggggggaggtggttggttaTGTCATAACTCGGTGTGTCTTTGTCGGAGTTGCGTCCCGGTTGAGCCGGCCGTCTTACCCGCACAGGGGGATTTTGGGCAGGTTTTATTGACTACCGAGTTTGATTGGGACAGTCAAGGaaaggcaaggcaagcaaTTGCCGTGCTTCGTCAAAGTCGGTGACTctttttgggtggtggagaggttgagtggaggggggagacgACTAGAGTGTTACAAGGCATTTTTAGATAAGAGGTTTCGAAAATACATACAAAAAGTACATATATTTTTATCTTGTGAGTATGGAGAGCAACGTTGGTGGGATGCCTGAGGGAACAGccgaagaaaagaagaaaaaaagaaaagtgaTCCCGTCTCCCGATCCCGCGATTACACGGCGAGGCGGGGGTAGGTAGGATATCGGTTTTATTGCATTAAATACATGACCGTCAGCCTACTTACCTTACCTGTCTTATGTAGTGTGTGTCGGATCGTGACTTGGTTTGTTCGCTTCCattgtctctctctctcactgACTTTTCAAACCTGGAGGGATGCATGAACGGGCATTAGATGAAGAatgtacctaggtaggtgTGTGCATGGGCTATCCGGGTTTACCTATTGGTCTTTGGGTGTATGAGaaggggtgtgtgtgtgtgtgtgtgtgtgtgttgccATACCGGTGTGATAACCCCACGACGGGACGGCATATACAGAGAGGAAGTTGAGCACCTAGCTATCGCTATCGATACccctttgatgatgatgatggtggtagtggtagtTGAGCAAGTTCTTCTATCGGTTGTTCTATCCAACGATCCATGCATTTGATAGAACGGGCCGAGTTGAGACTGGGTTCCAATCTGGGAGACATATTGGAAAAGCGGGCTTCTGTGCTTTGGGCTCATGCTGCCAGAGTAGGTGTGCTATAGAAGTTTTGACAGAAGGGTGCTTGGAATTATGCGGCATGATCAGATATTGCTTGGTTGAtctggttggtgaagaaggcattggcctacctatctacctatTTGGTTGTCAGTAGGTCGACTGCACCAGGCCGATATGTTTCGTGCCGTTTCGCAGCTGAGCACCGCATTGGCACAGCTAGGCCAAGCTGCGGGCAGTTGCGTAGACCAGAGGTTCTAGTCTTGTGGTGGTCATCGCGGGATTGGGGGCAAAGCCATAATCTGTATAGTAACGATGAACAAACTCCGTTTCAGCGCAGTAAGAAGAACCTGCGGTGCGAAAGTTGGGGTAGGTACCTCCAAGTACAGATGCTATACGACCTTGTATCGCtttccaaaaacaaacaccTTAATAAGGCTTCTGGTTTCCCCCTTTCATTCGTCGTATTGCGTGCTTTACCCCAAAACGAAGGCTTTTTTTCCTGGTTGTTCGCCACGAGACCGATATAACTCCGTGGAACGgcgtttggtttggttggccaccccccccaccctcctctatGCATAACTTGATATTGTTTTTCATTCTTGTTGACCATCCCTTCGACCGCCAAGCCGTTTTCTTCTGGGCAGAAGGATCTCGTCGAAAAAAGCGAGGCGGTCGGTGATGGTCTGCGGGTGAATCGGCCGTTTCTCGTGACCAGCCTCATCCAGCGACCCGTTTCTGGGATTTTGCCAAGTGCTTGGTTTGCATTATTTGGGCGTTGTTGGGTGCGCGCCAAGCTGGTAGAGTAAGACCGGAAAGTAATAGTTATTGAGTAGGTGCGTGTTGTGAGATGTGACTCGTAATCTTTACTTCGGAGCGTCTTTGTATGGAGATTACCATACACTGAGTGAGGTTGTGTCTGCCGGGCGGTACGCCATACACAGCACACAACAAATGCGGGATGGTCACGCCGGGAAACATTCGGCAGGTGTACCTTGATGTGCAGGTTGAAGAACGGGACAGCaagttggtgttgctgcctTGTCTGGGGATGTCGTTCGGTCATCTCGGGAATGCATGTCGAGTGGTTGCGGCAATATTGTAAGTGAGGTCAGCAACGGCAGTAGTATCAAGTGATATCCTCCCTCGGCCCAACATACTGCTATTGAATACAACGGAAGTAGGGGGCTGCGGACATAGCAACCGTTGCCTAGGCATGGCTAGAGCTCAGGGGGAATGTTTACTTTGTCTCaactcaccccctccttcccagcaACTTGGTAAAGGCGTTCCTGTTCCTGCGTCGACTTGGTTTGCGTTGTCAACTCCATGCTAGATAGGCGAGCAGATGCTGCAGAGGAACCCGACAGGGCGGGGCCTGGCACCATTCGGAGATCGACGGAGAGAAGGGCGGGGATACCAGACCAATCACTCATAAGAAAGAACACAGTTTCTCATTTGTTTCCTCAATCATCTTGTGTATGCTGGGTAGCACCAAAGAACATCAAATTCATGTTCGCTTGCTAAAAGAGTAACCTCAGGTAGGTCCAATACCTTACCAAACCCCGTCGCCATCCTTCCACCCATCAACCAAATTACCTATACTATGTATGTTAAATTCCCAGAGATTTTTTAAACGCCCACGACTAAAGACATGGACTCAGCCATGCTTCGTCAAATGCAAAGTAATGGATTGATCCAAACAAGTCAGTGCTGGTCCATCTTCCCAAGTACCCCCTTCTGTTGCTCCGGCTTCCCAAGAACGATTGCGCCGCAAGATAAAAAtcgacaaaaaaaaagcaatcTGTTTCGCCACCACAATTCATGTGTCAGAGAAAGACGATTGTCGTTCAAGACAAAACTCCTTTCCCAATGTGACGGTGGGGCTGACTGACAAAACCcaaccctttcccatccaccccccggGCGGTGACTCTTAGCGCCATGCAGCTACGGCTTTGCTTGTCCCACCCATCATTTCGGCATGCACGTCACTTTCTCTGGGCTTCTGCCGCGACGGTCTCCATCGTGTCCAGGACTCGGTCTAGAGCCTCAGCCATGACAGCTTCGGCTGGGCGACTGACGTCAATGCTAATAACATCGACCTCATCCGTGGTTGGCCTTTCCAAGACTTCGAATTGGCTGTGGACCATGTTGGCTCCCATGTAATGGTTCTTGCGAGCCATCACCCTTTGCAAGAGGAGCTCCTCGGACGCATCCAAATAGATGAagtggagatggaggttgggCGAGAAATAGGGGGCGACACGGATGACATCGCGGTACTTGCGCTTCAAAGCAGAGCAAGTCAACACCACGCCTCTGTTTCCACgttccagctccttgaggGAAGCCTCCCGGAGAGCCGTCAACCAGTCCCACCGATCAGCATCCGTCAAGGGAATGCCAGCGCTCATCTTGTCGATGTTGGCTTGTGGGTGGAACTAGTAATCATGATTAGCCCGATGCTATGGGTCATGGGACTTGGGACTTGGGACAAAGAACAtacctcatcaccctcgatATATGGCATATGAAGAACAGTGGCCAGGTACTTGGCAACAGTGCTCTTTCCACAGCCGGCGGGGCCAGTAACGAGCCAGATGTGGCGCTGCTCATTTTTGGATAGTGACGAAGAGACATTGCCGTTGGTACGCACACCATTCGAcaaagatgatgttgggagTCTCATGgtgcttggtgatggggggatgTTTTGGTGGCCGTTGGAAATAGCTGGTGACCCCGGGGTTTGTCCCTTCAAGGAGATGGCTGAGTCGTACGAAAGCATGTTGGGTTCTGgtactggtggtggtctcgaagatggtggtggtatccTCCGTCTTTGAAGAAAGCGTGGGTCCGGCTTGACGGCGAGAGTTAAAACCGGCGATGACGTTTGTaagtgggcggtggtggtgatgaatgACCGGAAGTGGGCACGCGCTACCTAACGTGACAATtggatgacgacgacaaaGAAATCACAACAGACTGCAGAATACTACGGCCCATTGAGAGAGGAAACGATCACGAAGAGGAGCTTGGGGAAAGGGACATTCAAACACAACAAGGTGTGGTTGGGATAGCAGGCAAAAAGGGAGTCAGCCGATGGCGGCCGGCCGGCCATTTATATAGCTGAATCTTGTAGCAGGTCATACCTGGAAGTGATGACCTAAAAGTTTCCTCTTCAGCAGGGCCAGGCGGCCAGGCTGGGACCccagagccaaaaaaaaggTACCACTGGTACTTCCAAGCTTGGGGGGCTTCAGCGGAACCCACTGAGCGATCTGCTGGGAACGCGCGGGAACCCCATGGATCCTAGCCTCGAGGGGGCAACATGGAACCTCGAGAACGGGTGGGTGACCTGCTGGTACTGCGCCCATGCGCCGTACCCAGGTACTCGCAGTGGGACTTGGCGGGCCAGAATCTCACAAGATACTAGACCCCATTGGTCCAGGAGCACTCGACAGCCAAAGGTG from Podospora pseudoanserina strain CBS 124.78 chromosome 1, whole genome shotgun sequence includes:
- a CDS encoding hypothetical protein (COG:I; EggNog:ENOG503NWU1): MFLNQSSRVVRQHWRLSSRRLSSLSQQHRARGPTLWTPLSPPFAPPARLFHASRNLYAVKPVLLADIGEGIVECEIIQWFVEPGARVEEFSPLCEVQSDKASVEITSRFAGVVKKLHYEAGEMAKVGKPFVDIDIQGDAKEADLQALAPAEPVTPTEPTTKIENQVAAQLPKQPPPAPPSEHKPAPWSNGVYEHTSPKPQPGEKVILATPAVRYLAKELNVDLLQVQSTGKEGRILKEDVYKFVEQKNAPPAPTPSPFTPSPSTTPTSQQQQETPMLLTRTQEMMFKTMTRSLSIPHFLYADEVDFTSLVELRSRLNKVLAKQPLSLDSATHPVAKLSYLPFIIKAVSMALYKYPILNSRVDIDPATSKPSLVLRSQHNIGIAMDTPHGLLVPVIKNVGSLNILQIAAELTRLQSLATEGKLSVGDMSGGTITVSNIGNIGGTYLSPVVVEKEVAILGIGRMRTVPAFGENDRVVKKEICNFSWSADHRVVDGATMARAAEVVRGIVEGPDVMVMHLR
- a CDS encoding hypothetical protein (EggNog:ENOG503P32X; COG:F), with amino-acid sequence MLSYDSAISLKGQTPGSPAISNGHQNIPPSPSTMRLPTSSLSNGVRTNGNVSSSLSKNEQRHIWLVTGPAGCGKSTVAKYLATVLHMPYIEGDEFHPQANIDKMSAGIPLTDADRWDWLTALREASLKELERGNRGVVLTCSALKRKYRDVIRVAPYFSPNLHLHFIYLDASEELLLQRVMARKNHYMGANMVHSQFEVLERPTTDEVDVISIDVSRPAEAVMAEALDRVLDTMETVAAEAQRK